In Puntigrus tetrazona isolate hp1 chromosome 24, ASM1883169v1, whole genome shotgun sequence, a genomic segment contains:
- the cnn3a gene encoding calponin-3a translates to MTQFNKGPAYGLSAEVKNKIAQKYDLQKEEELRFWIEEVTGMPIGDNFQKGLKDGVILCELINKLQPGSIKKINHSQLNWHKLENLGNFIKAILTYGLKPNDIFEANDLFENGNMTQVQTTLLALASMAKTKGMETNIDIGVKYADKQQRQFDDEKMKAGQCVIGLQMGTNKCASQAGMTAYGTRRHLYDPKTQTEKPYDQTTISLQMGTNKGASQAGMSAPGTRRDIYDQKAALQPLDNSTISLQMGTNKVASQKGMSVYGLGRQVYDPKYCATPTEPMIHANGSQGTGTNGSEISDSDYQAEYQEEEYQGEYNDEYRGHYNDQGIDY, encoded by the exons ATGACGCAGTTTAACAAGGGACCAGCCTACGGGTTATCTGCGGAGGTTAAAAACAAG ATCGCACAGAAATATGACCTACAGAAAGAGGAGGAGCTTCGTTTCTGGATCGAGGAGGTCACTGGAATGCCGATCGGAGACAACTTTCAGAAAGGACTCAAGGATGGTGTCATACTGTGCGA gTTGATAAACAAGCTTCAGCCTGGatcaataaagaaaataaaccattCACAGTTAAACTGGCATAAG CTAGAGAACCTTGGGAATTTCATCAAAGCCATTCTAACCTACGGACTGAAGCCCAATGACATCTTTGAAGCCAATGACCTCTTCGAAAATGGGAACATGACACAAGTCCAGACCACACTTCTCGCTCTGGCCAGTATG GCAAAGACCAAAGGCATGGAAACAAACATTGACATTGGTGTGAAATATGCAGACAAGCAGCAGAGACAGTTTGATGACGAGAAGATGAAGGCTGGCCAGTGTGTCATCGGACTTCAG ATGGGAACCAACAAATGTGCAAGCCAGGCTGGTATGACCGCTTACGGGACCAGGAGACATCTTTACGACCCcaagacacagacagagaaaccCTATGACCAGACCACCATCAGTCTGCAAATGGGCACCAATAAAGGAGCCAGCCAG gCTGGCATGTCTGCTCCAGGAACCAGGAGGGACATCTATGACCAGAAGGCAGCTCTGCAACCATTGGACAACTCCACCATCTCATTGCAAATGGGAACCAATAAGGTAGCCTCTCAGAAGGGCATGAGCGTGTACGGCTTGGGACGGCAAGTTTACGACCCCAAGTACTGTGCCACCCCTACAGAGCCCATGATTCATGCCAACGGCAGCCAAGGCACGGGGACGAATGGCTCAGAAATCAGCGATAGTGACTATCAGGCAGAATATCAAGAGGAAGAGTACCAGGGCGAATACAACGATGAGTACAGAGGTCACTACAACGACCAAGGCATCGACTACTAG
- the alg14 gene encoding UDP-N-acetylglucosamine transferase subunit ALG14 homolog — protein sequence MALLCVVVSGVILTAVILITLFILRLFGILRRGCEYKPGKKGSVSVLVVAGSGGHTTEIIRLMGSLSQSYSPRHYVIADTDKMSEEKIRTFEAEREKSSSPSQFTIHRIPRSREVRQSWSSSVLSSLGALITSVPLVFRLQPDVVLCNGPGTCVPLCAAGLLLGILGLKRVLIVYVESICRVETLSLSGKILYYFSDYFFVQWTPLKDKYPNAIFLGRLV from the exons ATGGCGTTACTGTGTGTTGTGGTGAGTGGAGTGATTCTCACTgctgtaatattaataacactCTTCATTTTACGATTATTTGGGATTTTGCGACGTGGATGTGAATATAAACCAGGAAAGAAGGGCTCTGTGTCAGTCCTGGTGGTGGCAGGGTCGG GAGGACACACAACAGAAATCATCCGTCTGATGGGGAGTTTGTCTCAGTCTTACAGCCCTCGACACTATGTGATCGCAGACACCGATAAAATGAGCGAAGAGAAGATCCGAACATTTGAAGCAGAGCGGGAGAAAAGCTCTTCACCCTCTCAG TTCACCATTCACCGGATTCCTCGCAGTCGGGAGGTGCGTCAGTCGTGGAGTTCCTCCGTGTTGAGTTCCCTCGGTGCTCTGATAACGTCCGTCCCGCTGGTCTTCAGGCTTCAGCCGGATGTG gtgctGTGTAACGGTCCAGGAACATGCGTCCCCCTGTGTGCTGCTGGGCTGCTCCTGGGTATCCTGGGCCTAAAAAGAGTCCTGATCGTCTATGTGGAGAGCATCTGTCGTGTAGAAACACTGTCTCTATCTGGGAAGATCCTCTATTACTTTTCGGACTACTTTTTTGTTCAGTGGACGCCACTAAAAGACAAATACCCAAACGCCATCTTCTTGGGGAGACTGGTGTGA